The DNA window ACTGAGTCAGGTTCCTGAATGTGTCATCATCCACACGGCTTAGTTTGTTGTCATACAACCACAGCTCCCGCAGGGCCATTGGCCCAAAGATCCCTGGACTCAGACTCTTCAGGTGATTTTCATACAGGGAAATCTGGTAGAGGAGAGGCAAATTACAAAAGATCCCCTGTGGAAGAGACCACAGTCTGTTGTTGGAGATAAACAGTTTCTGGAGCTTTGGAGTCTTTGAAAAAAGCATATGGTCAAGATAAGTAATTTGATTGTCCTGGAGACTCAGTTCCTCCAGGTTAACAAGGTAATTCAAAATGTCAGCTGGAAGCTCCGTCAGTAGGTTTCTGTTAAGGCGCAGGATTTTTAGTTCAGAAAGACCCTTGAATGTGTCACTGAATAGCTGACTTACATTGTTTGCAGCAAGTGATAAGAACTTCAGCTTTTTTAGGGCATGAAAGGTTTCCACTGGTATATAAGTGAAGCGGTTCTTGCTCATGTCCAGTTTTGTTAGCTCTGTTAGCTGGGAAAACCACCTTGGCCGGATTGCAAAGAGCTTGTTGTATTTCAGATTCAAGGTCTGAAGTTTCTGTAGCTTTTCAAACAGCGTCTCAGGGAGATCCTGCACTTCAGTTTCCGTTATTGCAATGAACTTTAGATTTAATGAGGAGTTGAATGTGCCAGTGTGTACCTGGCTCAAAGCACTTTCTACAATCAAAAACTGCTCAAGAGAAGAGGAAAACTTAGTGAGATCTTCATGTTTCAGAGAATAAAATTTGCAACCAGAGAAGCTGATGTGGGTGGTAGATGACGGCACATGTGTGGGGAAGTCAGAGAGGCTATGGCACATGATGCTTGTTTTTTGACATTGACATCCAGGTATACAAGATGAAGTAGCAGCACCGAGAGAGCAGAtaaacagcagcaaagaagtTACCATATCCATTTTGGTCctacaacagaagaagaagatatGTTAAAGAAATAGTAAAAAACAAGTCATttatcagatattttatttcaagtgttttatgCTGTCGATACTTTTGCACAAAAAAGTCTCCTTAGTATTGCAAGCCTCAATCATAAGACTTTTGCTGGATTCATATTTGGATTTTTTCGTTtgtttgtcagttttgtttgggAAATTTCAAACCATCT is part of the Xiphophorus hellerii strain 12219 chromosome 9, Xiphophorus_hellerii-4.1, whole genome shotgun sequence genome and encodes:
- the LOC116725851 gene encoding leucine-rich repeat-containing protein 15-like — its product is MDMVTSLLLFICSLGAATSSCIPGCQCQKTSIMCHSLSDFPTHVPSSTTHISFSGCKFYSLKHEDLTKFSSSLEQFLIVESALSQVHTGTFNSSLNLKFIAITETEVQDLPETLFEKLQKLQTLNLKYNKLFAIRPRWFSQLTELTKLDMSKNRFTYIPVETFHALKKLKFLSLAANNVSQLFSDTFKGLSELKILRLNRNLLTELPADILNYLVNLEELSLQDNQITYLDHMLFSKTPKLQKLFISNNRLWSLPQGIFCNLPLLYQISLYENHLKSLSPGIFGPMALRELWLYDNKLSRVDDDTFRNLTQLRLLVLSRNQISYVSEGAFRGLTQLGEVSLHTNRLTSLQARTFEELPHLVNISLEHNFITSLPSDFLKDLNNLGEIDLRNNSLPNLPQHNLDSLAKAEKVLLQQNPWRCDKNILPLRNWLKLYPSKVNQTLVVCETPLNLKDEIIAMLADEDLMPVSPSEDPVSASTEKRRPHTDLPKQISPSAEVLTTPTSKQENVTNRGQGQGGQANNISFILIALAVVSTVIISSVIIGCICWKRNRRGNENISQMSRNSVL